From the genome of Syngnathus acus chromosome 24, fSynAcu1.2, whole genome shotgun sequence, one region includes:
- the snw1 gene encoding SNW domain-containing protein 1, with the protein MSLTSFLPVPTQLSQDQLEAEDRVRAQKSFSTALVASRREPLPYGHRGGWIPRTPEDFGDGGAFPEIHVAQFPLEMGRQKKTNNALTMQVDAEGKVKYDAIARQGQNKDKVIFSRYTDLLPKEVMNEDTPELQKPDEEAVEELTEKTRAALSKQVSQKIAAAMPVRAADKQAPAQYIRYTPSQQGVAFNSGAKQRVIRMVEMQRDPMEPPRFKINKKIPRGPPSPPAPVMHSPSRKMTVKEQQEWKIPPCISNWKNAKGYTIPLDKRLAADGRGLQTVHINENFAKLAEALYIADRKAREAVEMRAQVEKKMAQKEKEKKEEKLRELAQMARDRRAGIKSHGDKGGEEGEARERDEIRHDRRKERQHDRNISRAAPDKRSKLQRDQDRDISELIALGVPNPRTSSSEAQYDQRLFNQSKGMDSGFAGGEDETYNVYDKPFRGGRDMASNIYRPSKAIDKDAYADDFDTLMQNNRFVPDKEFSGADHGQRREGPVQFEEDPFGLDKFLEEAKQHGGSKRASTSSRSKDDYHDKKRRKE; encoded by the exons ATGTCTCTAACGAG CTTTTTACCGGTGCCGACCCAGCTGTCACAAGATCAGCTGGAAGCAGAGGACAGAGTTCGCGCCCAGAAGTCGTTCTCTACTGCCTTGGTCGCTTCCCGAAGGGAACCGCTACCTTATGGACACAGAGGTGGATGGATACCTCGCACTCCCGAG GACTTTGGAGATGGGGGAGCTTTTCCAGAGATCCACGTGGCACAGTTTCCTCTGGAGATGGGTCGGCAAAAGAAAACCAACAATGCTCTGACGATGCAGGTGGATGCAGAGGGGAAAGTCAAATATGATGCTATTGCGAGACaaggacaaaacaaagacaag GTGATCTTCAGTAGGTACACAGATCTACTTCCAAAAGAAGTTATGAATGAAGACACCCCGGAATTGCAGAAGCCGGATGAGGAAGCTGTTGAAGAG ctGACTGAGAAGACTCGTGCTGCCCTCAGCAAGCAGGTATCTCAAAAGATTGCCGCTGCCATGCCTGTCCGAGCAGCAGACAAGCAGGCCCCAGCACAGTACATCAG GTACACCCCATCCCAGCAGGGAGTGGCTTTCAACTCTGGAGCCAAACAAAGAGTCATCCGCATGGTGGAAATGCAGAGAGACCCCATGGAACCACCACGTTTTAA GATCAATAAGAAGATCCCTCGTGGACCACCGTCACCACCAGCTCCAGTCATGCATTCTCCGAGTAGAAAG ATGACAGTGAAAGAACAGCAGGAGTGGAAGATTCCTCCATGCATCTCCAACTGGAAGAACGCTAAG GGTTACACCATCCCTCTAGACAAGCGTCTGGCAGCTGATGGCAGGGGGCTGCAAACAGTTCACATCAATGAAAACTTCGCCAAGCTGGCTGAGgccctctacattgctgataGAAAG GCCAGAGAGGCGGTAGAGATGAGAGCCCAGGTGGAAAAGAAGATGGCCCagaaggagaaagaaaagaaagaagagaaaCTCAGGGAGTTAGCCCAAATGGCCCGAGATCGCAGGGCGGGAATTAAAAGTCATGGGGACAAAG GCGGCGAGGAAGGAGAGGCAAGGGAGCGTGACGAGATCCGCCACGACAGAAGGAAAGAGAGACAGCACGACAGAAACATTTCCAGGGCAGCTCCTGACAAGAG ATCCAAACTGCAGAGGGACCAAGACAGAGACATTAGTGAGCTCATCGCTCTGGGTGTGCCCAACCCTCgcaccagcagcagcgagGCCCAGTATGACCAGCGACTTTTCAACCAGAGTAAA GGAATGGATAGCGGCTTTGCCGGTGGCGAGGACGAGACGTACAACGTGTACGACAAGCCTTTCCGCGGCGGCAGAGACATGGCCTCCAACATCTACCGACCCAGCAAAGCCATCGACAAGGACGCCTACGCCGATGACTTTGACACACTCATGCAAAACAACAG GTTCGTGCCCGACAAGGAGTTCTCGGGTGCCGATCACGGGCAGAGGCGCGAGGGTCCTGTCCAGTTTGAAGAAGACCCTTTCGGTCTGGACAAATTCTTGGAAGAAGCCAAGCAGCACGGCGGCTCCAAGAGAGCGTCCACCAGCAGCCGCTCCAAGGACGATTACCACGACAAGAAGCGCAGAAAGGAGTGA